The following DNA comes from Alnus glutinosa chromosome 6, dhAlnGlut1.1, whole genome shotgun sequence.
aaaaaatgaattaaagcCTTTATAGCCCAAACAAAGAGTCAATACGACAATACACTCTAAGAAAAATCTGGATTCCAGAATCTAGATGAGGACAAGACCCCCCCCCCCTCGCGAAAAGAATATCCAAAAAAGCAGATTACACAATTTGCAAAATACCACATcaataataaacaaacaaacaaacaaactacaAACACAATACACAATCTGCTACTAGACAGAAACACAACCACACAGACCAGCAGCTAAAACAAACACTACTAAATCAAATTCTGCAGATTCCAAGAATGAACAGTCCCAATATTGCTCCCCACAATCTTTACTTTCCCTTTAGCCAAGAGTCTAGTCCTCACTTGCCACTTGATCTGAGCAATAATGCCTTCTTCAGATCGAGGAATGTTTCCATGAAGAAGATCATTCCTATGTCTCCAAAAGTGGTACACAGTAGCCCCAAAACAAAGTTTACAAATAACAGAAAACAAGCTTTTTCCACTAACTTCAGCTTGAAACCACTTCACGGATTGACAACCCAGGAATCGTGCATAAGAGCACGCCAAATTCAGCGACTAAAGCTGCACCTAAAGAACATGTGCTCTTTATTTTCCATGTGACCATGACAAAATAAACAACCACTAGAGCAATTAAAGCCCCACATCATCAGCTTTTCTCTGGTGGTGAGAGCTTCTCCAAATGCCAACCAAAGAATGAAAGAGTGTCTCGGAATAGCTAAGGGGAACCAAACTATGTCATGCCAATCCACAATAGGAAGCTTCACCCTTAACCTTTCCCAAGTTTCAGAGCAAGAAAAAATACTACTTCTGGAATTCCATATAAGAACATTTTCAGACCCAAGATTAACTTCATGCAATCTACTTTGAATCTCCACCAAACTGTCAGATCGGCCATTGGACCAATACCACTCACCATGCCTAATAATAGAGGACAATTTAGGACCAATAGTAACCAACCGGGTGCCATGAATCATACCATAGGAAAATTTTGTAGCCATCACCAACCTTGAAACTGAGAAATTTCTTAGCAATAGGCCTTAGCTTAAGTATCTTCCTCCAACTCCAAGAACTAGTATGGGGAATAGGTATTTGCCAAATACTTTTTCCTCTCAACCCAAGCCACCCAAATGGATCCGGCTCTAGCAAACAAGTTCCAAATATGAACCAGCATAAAAGCTTGATTCCACACCTCCAATTTTTTGATACCTAAGCCCTATTCTTCTTAGGAGCACACACCTTGTCCCAAGAAACTTTGGCCTTAACTTTTACATATTTTCCATTCCAACGAAATCTATTAAATTTCTGCTCCAACAAATGAATGACTTTCTTTGGAAGAATGAAAATTTTGGACCAATACACTTGAAGGCTACAAAAGAATTGAATTGATGAGTTGAAGCCAGAAGTCGATTCGGCCAGAAATCCTAGCAACTAGACTCTCACAATCTGCAGTTGTCAACCTTTTGGTGATAAGGGAACACCAAGGTATCGAACCACTAGATTTATAACATTCGTGATAAGAATCAAATTCACtagatttattaaaataacttTACAATGAAAAacgttttattttgtaaaagttgagttttttttaattttttatttttcccgaCCATATCAAGCACGGGAAGTATCTCACCACACACTCACCATGATGTTCAATAGAATTAAGTTGTTTGCCCAAAATCTTGTACGTTTTATAAGCTTTAGCCAAAATGAGTTTCATACTTGAGGATGGAATTTCTCATGTGATATTTTGACAGGATCAAAGCTCCTACTTTGAGGGCCCGCAAATGGAGAAGAGGACCCCAGAAATATTAAGCCGAAACGGGCATGCATTGTGGGCCTTATCACCGAGAAGGCCTTTTGTGGATGGGCCTTTTAATCCAAGCCCCGTGTATGACTTGGACTTGAGAGGGTTGTAGTTGGATCAATCATatacaaaaagagaaatattacatgtactttaaacttttacaaaagaaatctTATCaactgatgtggagcttattcatttgagataatcaaaacaattaataaaaagaaatgctacggataccctttgtaaaagtttaaatacatgtagcatttttcacacGAAAATGAAGattatataatcaaatcagtAAGGGCATGAACAGATCAAATACAGACATGATTTGCGTAGCCACTTGTGGAAGAGGATCGGAATTGAACTTTAAACACTAATTTTAAGAGATGAGAAAAACTCATGACAAATGAGTGCCCTCAGATTATCAAAGGCTCTTTCTTGCATACTATTATAAACAACAGTATTAGGCTTTTATCCCGCTCGTATCCCGACAGCAAACTCCAGAACATATTATTTTGACCACATGGAAATAGAATCAAAGGTCTGTATGTTTATTATCCACTAAACTAATTTACAATGCTGGAGTTAAACGATGGACATCCACATAGCCAGATAGCACAGCCCGgtttctttctttcaccttCACCTGATATATAACCCTGCAGATTTCAACAATGATCACACTTCCCCATGCATTTAGATAGAAGACTCATAGAAGTTAATATTTGAATCCATGCTGGTTaccaaaagaggaaaaaaaaaatcatgttctCATGAATGGCACAAAAAAGGTTCTACCTTAAGTCTTCAAGCCACATTTCAGTGATCAAAGTTTCTCAAGGGTACACATGTAAAAGGAACCGTGCTGATATGCTTTTGACCAAGTTTGGGTCTCCTCGGCAGATACATTTAATGATTGCCCTTACTGCAAACCCGAGTGTGCATAACCCATGCAATATTGGGCGTGAGAATCTACACAAAATGTTAGAACGAAAGAAGTTAGGTAAACACAACACTTCAGGGTTCATTTGGATATTTTGCGTGACCACAAAATGACGGTGAACCACGCTAGAAAGTCAACTCATAAATCCCAATAAAACCCTCAAGTGTACAACAGAAACAGGCTCATTCAAATGCCATGTGGATGCATAATTTCTCCAATCACACTCTTTAATGATCAGGTAGACAAAATTGGATTCGAACAAGTAAATAGTGAACTTAGTTCCTATTGATATAGACCTAATGTCTTTCAATAAGTTATAAATGTAGAACACTAGTTGACTGCGTAAATGGTCCCTGGAGTGGTTGAGACCAACTTCGCAGGTTTGATTCATGTGATTGAAGATTGAAGTCCAGCTAGATTTTCTGGCTAATAAAGATAACAAATATTTCGTTGTTAATTTGCTTTCTTTGAAGTCCAAACCCagccaaaaagacaaaaacaagatCATAATGGTGAGTGTAAAAACCAGTTCCAAATTGAAAGCAAAACTTGAATAAAAGATCAGTTATGCAATTAAGGGGACTATCGAAGTACCAACCCTGCAATTTTTGCAACCATAGGATCTGAATGCAAAGGATTATAGTCACCAGCGAGCCTATACAGCAATGCCTgcataacaaaactaaaatagCATTATTATATAAATCTCTCTCCACATTCAGAATAATGGATTTGACAAAATTTATAGCAtataaactaaaacaaaacCAAGGTATTAATAATCAGCCATTATGCAGCTCCAGTTCCAGCAATAATGAAATCAAAGATACATGCCTGAGATGGTTGAGTACAATCTTCAAACACCATAAATGGTTGACTTTTTGGGATTTCAACAGCTGAAACCTTGTTGGATGAATAGTTTGTGTAGGAATACGGCTGAGATGATTTTGAGAAGCCACCAGCACCCCGCAGAAAAAAAGTCATCCTGCAAAGGAATATTCTAGCTGAGTCACTTGCACAGGAGAGTTGACCGGATGTTTAAAGAGAACTTACCGGttcatgcaaaataattcaCCAGACTCTTTCTCATAGCTTTTTGCCTCGATCTCAAGAATGGCTGCTTTACCTAAACAGAATTAAAACAAGGAAGAAGTCCCTAGATCACTACTTACGAAACCACCACTACATtctttaaccaaaataaaagaggggggggggggggggggggggggggagggggaggaaGAGAGAAGCTACAAAAAGTATCAGCTATTCTCTCAAGCACACCTTTATTTCTCACTTCATATAGAAGAATTCTGATAAACAGCACGGGAGCATATTTAAGATGGCCAACTCCTTATTCATAcaaaccacacacacacacacacttgctaaATTAGTAATGTTTCCGCTAACATACAGACCTTTATCATGCAATCCTGCAAGACTGACTTTATTGTATATCTGCATCAATAATATAGTAACGTACGAAATTCAATATAATCTTAAGGAAACAACCGGAAAAGaaataacaaggaaaaaaaactaatgaaGATTTTACAATTTGTAGTAGATAGCTAATAAAAGACAAACTATCAACATTTTGTGTGGACACACTATCTAGACCCAACAGGAACGAGAGAGGCTTAATTTCCACCAAATTCCGTATTATACCAAATTCTAGAGTCGGATCACATGGGACCAGACAGAAGGAAGCCAAAAGTACTACACATTCAGGAATATTATGAAGCATCATTAACAGCTTCAAGTCATAGTCAGAAATCATACACAACCACTTGAAGGAAACGGCTTGTGTAATTCGATGTATTGCTGTCCATGCAGTAGAAGACGTGGATTGAATCTGGTAGCAAGGAAAAACCAGAAATGTCCATTAGTTTTCCTCCACGTACCAAAAACGCTAGAAACTGTACAAGGAGAATACTGAATCACTCAAAAAGTTGATTTTACATTCGAAACATGTAAAGCGAAACCTTCCAATTTCTCAGATGCAATTAGTACTTACTGCAAGCCTGGCAGATCAAAACCAATTGATCCTTGCGAAAGTAGAGCAGCAAATGTTGGCAAGACCTacaaagaaagatatatatCATAACTATATAATAACCAACAACATGCTAAGTGTCtgtttggttttaaaaaataacgatTTCAAAACGCAGTTATTGAAAacgtaatttttcaaaatacaattaaacgtTTGATAAGAGTTCGGCATTTAAAATCACGcgattttgaaaatacatataa
Coding sequences within:
- the LOC133871236 gene encoding enoyl-CoA hydratase 2, peroxisomal-like, whose product is MADTSEIDPDLVRSYKFPETTFTYTERDVVLYALGVGACARDAVDADELKYVHHEDGQQFVQVLPTFAALLSQGSIGFDLPGLQFNPRLLLHGQQYIELHKPFPSSGCIYNKVSLAGLHDKGKAAILEIEAKSYEKESGELFCMNRMTFFLRGAGGFSKSSQPYSYTNYSSNKVSAVEIPKSQPFMVFEDCTQPSQALLYRLAGDYNPLHSDPMVAKIAGFSRPILHGLCTLGFAVRAIIKCICRGDPNLVKSISARFLLHVYP